The Cervus elaphus chromosome 9, mCerEla1.1, whole genome shotgun sequence genomic interval CCAACAAGAGCTGCAGGGAGGGGAACCCGTCAGATCCCAAAGGGATCTTGATTCCTTTCTGAAGAATCCATCACCCTGTGGTTTTCCATCCAGTCAAAGATCTCCTTTAGGTTACAACTTAAGAAAACTGGTTAGTCATTTCGGAAGCCAATAGAATTGCATTGGCTTTGCAGGGTAAACACAGGTACAGCAGAAATTACCTTGGTTTCACGTTGCGCTTAGGAGGTTTCAGGCTGTTTCCCATGGCCTGTGAGCTCCGGCCGCTGCCCACATTTGCTGCTGTTAATACCTTCCCTTCTCACTGCCCTTCACTCAGTCTGCTCTTGCTTGCTTTGGGTTCCTTGAATATTCCATACTTGTCACCTCAGGACCTTTCTACTTTctattccttctgcctgaaaaGCTCTTCTGCCTAGCATTATATGGTTGTCTCCTTCTTGTCAATCAGGTCTTGGCTCAGCCAGCCCCTCGGAAAAAGGCCTTTCCTCCCCACGTTAGCTCAGGTTGCCCCCTACCCCCCTGCCATGTTCTATCAGATTATTCACTTGTTTCAGGCATTATTTAACTTGTTTTTGATCCGTCTCCCTCTCTAGAATATAAGTTCCATGTTATCTTTTGTTCACCTCTGTATTTCCAATGTCTGGTACAGTGTCTGGCCCAtagtaagtgctaaataaatatttgttaaacgaAGGTTGAGTGAAAAGCTTTCCTCCCATTGATGCACTTAATCTGTTTGTAAAAGGGAAACTGGTACATGAGATCACAGTTCCCCAAATCACCCCCAAATTACTCTTTGCCTATCTTGGGTGCCTTCCTAGATTGTAATAAAACATGGTAGTAGAATTCCACCATCTCTCAGTGTCCTGGCCCAGAGTCTCACCTGTCACTCACCTCTAATTATTGCAGAGCTCCAATTTGCTTTAGCCGTGTCAACAGTTCCCCTCTCTCATGCATATTTACTAGATCAGTGCATCCACCTATGCACTCTTGACCGATGAAGACCCGAGGTACCTAAGAAAGCAAACCAACCAGGACTTTTAGGGAACTTCATCATTAGGTTAGACGCTTTTATCATTCTCTGAATATTCCCCATGGTCTAAAGCTTTTCAAATCACTTTACAACCTTCTCGTGTATACTCTTTCAAGTCAGAACTTTATGAGAAGCATAACAAAGTTCACTCAAGAAGGCTTTTAAACCAAGATGCTTTTCAAATGGAATGTTCTGTGTCTGTGAGATTGTCTAACTTGtcaaagtgatttaaaaatttcACTCTGCAGGAACACCTTTCCAGGAACGGGTTTTGGTTGGCTGCAGCCAGACCACCCTGACTGAACTCTGGTTTCTCTGCAGCTGGGACCACACATGCGCCCTTAAACTGAACCATGGCAACGGGAAGGAGTTTGTTAAATGCAGCTGGACAAGTATTTCCATCAGTTCTGTCCCTGACTTTTAGGCTCAAAGTTTATCAGAGTCATCTCTCTCTCTTGGGAGCTCTGCCCCCAGCTAGGGAAGAGATGATGGTGTCAGAATCGCCTTCTTTGAAATGCCTGGCCCATCATAGGCTGTTGAAGTGCCATAGCTCTGGGAGCAAAGGCATGCATCTGCTTTAGTTTTGCAGCTGGCATGGGTGGGTCACCCAAGGCCCATCGAACTGACATAGTCACTCTTCCCGCTGAGTGCATTCATCTCGAGTCAAGCTCAGGCTGCCTCCCTGCTGCTAGGTAAGGTGCATTCCAGGATTCTAGGGGGTTCCTGGAGTCCTTTCACTGTGGCTCCGACAAGTTCCAGGCCAAGGGTGTTGCAGAAAGGCTGACTGGCAGTGAAGAAACAAGCGCAGTACAGACTCCCTGAGGGGTCAGGAGCAAGCGGGTCCTCCCCTAGAACACTAGGAACATACTGGAAGGGGCAGGAGAGGTTAAgaatattttcagagcttttgcttttcctctgaagGCAGTTACTCAGGtacatttttttattgaggtatagttgatgtccAGTACAAGTTTTAGGTATACAATatggtgattcacaatttttatagattattttcCACTTACAGTTACTATATAATACTGGCTGTACTCTCTATATGGTAGAATATATCCCTGTAGCTTACTTTGTACATAATAGTTTGgacctcttaatctcctacccATGCATtgcctctccatctctctcctcattaataaccactaatttgttctctgtatctgtgagtttgtttcttttttgctatattcactCGTTTGTGGTGgttttattagattccacatataagtgatatcatgcagtacTTGTCTgtctctgacttgtttcactcgGCATAATGCCCTgagtccatccacattgttgtgAAGGGCACactttcattctttgttatgactgagtggtattccactggTATACACACACcctgtcttctttatccattcatctgttcatggacacAGGTGACTTCCGTATCTTGGAAatggtaaataatgctgctatgaacactggggtgcatgttcagatgatttttttttttttttaaaggaagaaagttGAGAAAAAAGGGCTGAAATATTTCAGATAAGTCCTTactatatttctattaaaaaggGGATCTGGGCGGAAGTAAGCTTTACAAATTAAGGCCCCCGGTTGAAAGAATCCTGCATTGCATTGCCATGGCTACTTCCTGCGTCCAGTGAGAAAGCCTGGCCGTCCGCCCCCCGCCCTCCGCCCTGCACGCCTGTGTGGGAGCTTTGCATGTGGAAGCACCATCAAggccacacttttttttttttttttaatcttaacaaGCTGAAAGAATTTGCAGAAAGATGAGCTCAGAAACCTAAAGTTTTCCCCCTGGATCTTGGCCattattttagagaaaatataGCTCTTCCAGATTGTTGGGGGCCTTTTGGCTTCTGTCTCCCCAGGAACAGTTGGCTGTGGTCAgttgcaatggtaaagaatcctaatGGAATTCTAATATAATTATAACACAGGGCTCCTTCTGTGGAAAGCATTGCCTAGAGGAGTAAACTCATCTGAGCTTCAAATAAGgaagctttcattctttttttatttttttaagggcttttttttttttttttttatgtgaactgtctttaaagtcttttttgagtttgttacaatattgcttctgttttatgttttggttttttggagaggaagcatgtgggatctaggcaCCTGAGATCTTAGCTACTCTACCAAgcatcgaacccacaccccctacattgaaaggcaaagtcccaaccattggactaccagggaagtgccaTGGAAGGGATGTGTTCATTCTTGAACTTCTGTTACTTTCAAAAAGAACTGAGTGATTGTCACTCCTGTTGCCTGCCCCATCTCCACCTTAGACCAGGGGGTCTGGGTTATGTTATTTGGACAGAAGCCCCTGAGGAGGAAGGAGTCCTCCCCTTAGACAGCAGTCCTCAGACCTGAACCATGCATCAGAACTGTGGTGGGCTTGTTAAAACATAGATTTCttactcctccccaccccacatttATGATACAGGAGATCTGGGCAAGGGCTCAAGAATGTGCATTctgacaagttcccaggtgactctCAAGGAGCATGTTTGCAAACCACAGGTTGGCACCAAGAGTGGTTCCTTCCTCCTGGGGTAACTAACTGAGGCTTTGGAAACCCACAGCTCTACGGCAGCCCGCAGCTGCGAAGGCAGTCCCTGAAACGCGATCAGATCAGATCATCCGGGCTGTCCCCAGGGCGGAGTTCTCTGCCTGCCACCTGGCACGCAAGCTGCGTGTGAGAGCTGAGAGCTGGAGGCCCCATTGCCCTTACACCCCCTCCTCGGGGCTGGGAAACAGTGACGACCACGGTAAAGCCCAGCAAAGgtccagcaaaggtccgtctagtcaaggctatggtttttccaatggtcatgtatggatgtgagagttcgactataaagaacgcttttgaactgtggtgttggagaagactcttgagagtcccttggactgcaaggagatccaaccagtccatcctaaaggagatcagtcctgaatgttcattggaaggactgatgttgaagctcaaactccaatactttggccacctgatgtgaaaaactgactcattttaaaagaccctgatgctggaaagattgaaggcgggaggtgaaggggatgacagagggtgatatggttggatggcatcaccaactcaatggacatgagtttgagtaatatccgggagttggtgatggacagggaggcctggcgtgctgcagtccatggggtcacaaagagtcggacatgactgagcgactgaactgaactgaaagcccaTCGGTTACCAGCTCCCTCAAAGGAAGCTGAACTTGCAGGCTCCACTAGACAGTGTGGGCGGCTGTGGTGACAAAACAGGAAGCTGTTGATGCAgctgagaaggaagagaaggctcGCGCTCTGTGCCCTCCCCTCCTGGCCCACCCCCTTCTGCGGGGGAACTGAGTCTGTTACATTAAAGAAGCAGGGGACTGCCACCAGAAAAGCAGGCCTGGGAGTTCTGGGGCCCTCCTTCTGCGGGAGTTTGCTCCAGCCCCAGCCTCAGCTGAGGTGGCATCTTCTGTTCTctctactaagtcgcttcagtcgtgtccgactctgtgcgaccccgtggactgtagcccgccaggctcctctgtccgtgggattctccaggcaagagtgctggagtgggttgccatttccttctccaggggaccttccggaCCCGGGGCTCGAACTCGCGTCTCttacgtgtcctgcattggcaggcgggttcttgaccactagtgccaccgtGTTGTTCAGAGGCTGCTACTCAGCTGATTGCCAGCCCTCTGCACCTCCTGGGCTGCTCCCGGGTACGGTTCCTTTCTCACCGGAACTGGTGCTGTAACCCCCAGAGGTCCCCAGCTTCGGTCCTCATCCTGGCCTTCCCacagcctctctccccacagccACTGGACTGACCCTTTCAAAATCAAGTCAGGCAGGATTACTCCTCTGCTCCAAACCCTTCAGCGGCATCTCATCTACATGCCTGGTCCGTGTGTGATGGCTTGAAAGGCCCTGCCTACCTATTCCTCATGATCTCAGAACACACCCGCTCCTAACTCACAATGTTCCACCCACTCAGGCCTCCTTGCCAGGCAGACTTCTACCCCAGGACCTTAGCACTTGCTGTTCCCACTGCCTGGAATGTCCTACACCTGCACTTCTGCATGCCTTGCTCCCTCAGTCCCTTTAGAGACCTCTGCAAAACCAGTGAGACCCTGCGGGCTCCATTTAAAACTGTACCTTGCTGCCTACTGCCTACCTCCGTTTCCTACCTGGCTTCTCCATACCACGCATCACTTACCACCTTCTAACATACTACTTTATCTATGGCATTtactagaatgtaagttccacaAAGGCAGGGATTTTTGTTTGCTCTGTTCATGGCAGTATTTCCAGTGTTCAGAAAAGTGCCTAGAACAGTAGgtgcttaaaaatatttgttgtattCAGCAAAAGTATACTTCAAAAGCAAAGGTGAAAAACGTTCGCACacaaaaatgaagcaaatttGTTGCCCAAAGTTCTGCCTTGTGAGGAATGTTCAAAGGCAcccttcagagagaaggaaaatgacagaGGTCAGGAAACTTGGATTTACATAAAGAAAGAACGTATTTTGGGAAGAATAAGTGAAAGCACTGATCTGGGAACTGTGGCTGCAGTGAAACCAAAACCAGTGTCTCCAAGTTGGTGGCCTGATTGAAGTCTTGTGTTTCTGCCATCAATCAAGTCCCCCTGGGCTGCTGCTGTTTGCAGAGCACCTCAGCACAGCAAGATAGCGACCGTTCTTAAGGTTTCCAGTCTCTGAATAGAAAGCCTTCACTGGTAAGGATGGTGAAGTTATATGTCTTTAAAAGATTTGTTCTCCCCTTGGAGGAATGTCAGGACTTGAGAACCTTTGAAAGGTATcttgaaaaattcaaaaacaaacttTGAAAGATCACTAGAAGAAAAAGTGTTAGCTTTACAATGCATTGGGGGTGAAAAAAAGTTGTTGAATGGTTGTGTGAAGAGGTTTGTTTTTCCTGCTAGAGGATAGGTGCTGCTGGTTGAAAGGTGTGGCTCCCAAACCTTGTTGCAAATTGGAATTAcctttttggttttttgaggGGAGATACATTCTATTTTGACTTCCAGATATTTTGAGGTGTAACTGACAAATCTGTGtgtatttaaggtgtacaatgtcaGGGTCTGATACACAGATACACTGAAAAGATTATTGCAGTCAAGTTAATTTACATAGCCATCACCTCACAGCTACTATCTGCACGTGTGTGTCGTGAGAACACTTAAGTTGTAATCATAGCAAATTGCAAGCCTACATTTCACCCCCAGCACTTACTCCTCTTACAGCTCCACGTTTGTATTCATGTCCTAGGGATCTTTAAAACTACTGATGCCCTTCTGCCCCCTCTCCTGTGGGATTTAATTGGCATGGGGTCTGACTGGGGCAttgggagttttgtttttttctaagttccccaggtgattctgacttCCCTTGTAGCAcacacagttggtaaagaatctgcctgcaatgcaagagacctgggtttgatccctgggacaggaagatcccctggagaaaggaatggcaacccactccagtattctggcctggagaatcccatggacagaggagcctggcgggctacagtccatggggtcgcagcagtctgacacgacttagcaactgaaccaccaccacaggtgattctaatgtgcagcaaCACTTGGGAACTGCCGGCCCCACGGGGTCCCTCACAGCGGGGGCCAAAGCTGTGCCCACACTGCCCTTTCCCCCTTAGGACCCAGGCAGCCTGTGTAGCTGGTGGTCCAGCCAGGCAACAAGAGGCCCTCTCGTTCTCTGCTCTAGGATCTCCCTAAGACCAAGGGTCCTCAGCTCCCAGTGGGGGCCCTGGAAGCAGTAGGGTTTTGCCTCCCTCTGTACCAGAATGCTGATTTCTGATTGGAGCAGTGGGGATAAATGGCCTCCCAGGCTTCCCCTTGAGAACCCAGGAAAAAATACCATCAAATTCAAACTAAACCTCAACTAGGACATGTGTGTCTGCAAACACTGTATCCTAGAATGTGCATCCCGAAAGGGAGCTGGTGGGACATGATCTGCCCCCACGCTCCCACCCCAGCACCTGCGCTGATCTGGTGGCCTGGCTGGCTGGCCATTACACCAGAAGCCCTGGGCGCTAAGAAAGAGGAAGTCCTTTCACACAGAGGAGAGAGGGCGTTAGGGGCCCCCCTGTCTACTCAAAGCAAAAGGGCTGTGGAGGTCACCTCCTCTGGTCTGGTGTTGCAGCCAAGGGGTATCCTGAGGGTCACAGGTGGGGTGACTTGCCAGGATCACACAGCAAGCCACTGTGAGAGCCTGTCCGGAACTCTGGCCTCTGACCTCCATAACTCGACAGGCCTGGAAATATCCCGTCATTTAGGTCAAGGAGCCACAAGGAgccattaggttttttttttcccccagtgggaGGAATGAGATAAGATACGGAAGAAGGAGCAAATTTAAGGTTAAAGAGAGCCCAGAGGAAAAGACTGAAAGACAGCAAATGCCACTGGGCCCTGTGAACCCAGAGGAAAGAGTGCTCTGGGTTCTTGCACAACAGCAGACACGGAGGGCTCACCCGTGGCCCCTCCACCCGTCCTTCCACCGCCCAGCCCTGCACGCTCAGGCTGTCCGTGCCGAAAACAAAGACTGCAGAGAGATCCTCGGCGGCGGCGATTCCGGGACACAGCTGCCGGCCGGCCCGCCCGCCCTGACGCCCAGCACGGGTCAGCTGCGCGCCCTTGTCCCGTCCCATGGGCCGAGGTCCGCTGCCCATTCAAGGAAGCGGTTCTTGTCTCAGGCGCCCTCCCCCACACCCGCTCAGAGCGACGGAGCCCTAGCGGTGTCCCCGAGGAAGGCACGGGCCACCCCAGTCACAGACAAAGGCATCTGGGagccttcccccccccccccgcccccggtccCCCCAGCCTTTGAGCAGGAGACCCCAGGCTTACCGTTCTGGCTCCGGTGAGCTGCTGCAAGTAATCTTGAATCTCACTGGTGTCACCGGCGGCTGTGATATCGACAAATTCCAAAAGCCCTTGTTTGAAGGGCAGTTGGCTGAGAAGCTCCTGAGTCTTTCTGCAGTAGGGGCAGGTGGGCTTGATGAACACGACCACCTTCCCAGGCTGGATCTTGCTGTCGACGAAAGCTTGAGCCATGCTGCCTCCCTCCGGGAAGGACACCTCGACTGCAGGTAGGGCTCGGGAGTAAAAGCCGTGGCCGACCAGCTGGCTCTCATTTAAAGGaacctccctggaggaggagtttGCCCCCACGGCGTGCTCCATATTTAAAGGGCCAGCCCTGAAAGTCATTTCAGTTTGGAGCAATCCACCAGCTAGAGCTTTGGAGCATGAACTGCTACATCACGGGGTGTCATTGTCCCCAGCTCTTTCAGGGGCACcactctggagaagaaaacagagcCAGCTCACTCTCTGGAGAGTTTGAAGCGTGCAGACCAGCTCCAGGGAGGGAGCCcgagcaggcaggcaggcaggcacctCTTAGAGTCAGTTCTTATTgtctctcagggcttccctgtagctcagtcggtaaagaatctgctcgcaatgcgggagacctgggttctatccctgggttgggaagataccctggagaagggaaaaatgaagggaaaggctacccactctagtattctgccctggagaattctatcACCTGCAtactctatggggtcacaaagagtcggacaggactgagccgcTTTCACGTCACTTATTGTCTCTCAGAGACACAGTTTctaaaaatacacacaaacagCATTATTCAAGAAGCAGAATGCACTGAAATCTATTTAGAAGTGAAAATCAGATTATGACTTTGCGTCTAGTCTTGCCTGCCCTGTTTGTTGGCACTGTTTGATGGAATTGCTCCCCCAGCTTCAAACATCTGGAGATTGCACAGAAGAATCTGGCCCTGTGGCCTCTCCCTGAAAAGTCAGGTCACCTTCAAGAGAGGCAGCAGCTGGAGCTGGGGCGAGGTTGTCCTTGGAGGGGGCAGAAGCTGGCTCCCAGCTGGCTCACATTCTTCATCCATAAGCTTTTGAGTCTGTGATCCTCGAACAGCAGTTTGGTGTGGAAGTGAATTCTAGCACAAACCCTAATTTCAAACTGCAGATCCAGTGAGGGTCTTTTTCTCTGTTTGATCCCTTTGTTGTCACTGTTTGTGAGTCTGagtggtgttcagttcagtcgctcagtcatgtctgactctttgtgaccacatggactgcagcatgccaggcctccctgtccatcaccaagtcccggagtttacttgaactcatgtccatcaagtcagtgatgccatccaaccatctcatcttctgtcgtccccttctcctcctgccttcaatctttcccagcatcagggtcttttccaatgagtcagctctccacatcaggttgcaaaagtattggagtttcagcttcagcagcagtccttccaatgattagtcagaactgagttcctttaggatggactggttggatctccttgcagtccaagggactctcaagactcttctccaacaccacagttcaaaagcatccattctttggtgctcagctatctttagagtccaactctcacatccatacatgagtactggaaaaaccatagccttgactagacggacgtttgttggcaaagtaatgtgtctgctttttaatatgctatctaggttggtcataacttttctgccaaggaggaagtgtcttttaatttcatggctgcaatcaccatctgcagtgattttgaagcccccaaaagtaaagtctgtcactgtttccattgtttccccatctacttgccatgaagtggtgggaccagatgccagctATTGTCACTGCGAGCCTGGGTGGTGTAATAACTCCCTTGTTTCACATTCACCTGAGGACCTGCTGCTCTGTCCTGTGGGGCCCACGCTCCCGAGTGGGGTGAGTAATGCCCTTTGTTCTAGGGCCAGTCCTGACCCCTCTGTGTGcggtaagttaaataaacaaaacagggACAACCACCTCCTCTAGAAGTGGACTCTCCTTTTCCCCCATGAAGTTTTACACGGAAACTCGGGCTGCAGGTCAGCCCTGTCCACTCAGTGATTGTCACGGAGCGTGactaagagaaggaaagaaaactgactcCTGGAAGCAGCTCTCATTATACCTAAAATTACGTGGCCAAACAGAAACCCAGACTCTGAGTCACAGAGAGGGACTCTAAGTGACGTCTCTGTCACTGGAAAGAATGTGCTACAGGCATGCGGGCTGAGGCGACTGGTTCTCGTCAGGCTTGGGACTTCCCAGCCCACAGCTTCGTTCTCTCTGGAGTAAGCTCCCGGCAGAGTCCTTGTCATCTGCCTCCATCTCCTTCTTTTCACTTGGACTCCTGCGGCCAGGCCCCTGGCTGAAGCCCAGGGTCTCCTCAGGGCTCACCTGCCCGAGGGTCCTCAGCTCACCTTGCACCCCGTGTTTCCCTCAGACCCGCTCTCCTCTCCGCGTCTGGGGTCACCTCTCTCTGTCCTGCTGGCTCCGTCTCCTCAgcctgtgactctgggcaagttgcTCCCTTGTTTCAAACCACCACCTTCTGTCTCTTTAAAccttcctgccctctcccctAACAGCCAGCTATTGTAGTACTTGCTGTTATGTTTGCCATCTGGACTTCACCCACgtgccaccctctcctctcctcgaTGCAATCTGACCTCCTTATCAACCGTTCTGCTGAAACGCCTTTGGCCAACATCGATCCTGACCGCCAAGTTGCTGAATCACCTTGTAGCCAGGTGTCCTGCCTGGGACCATCCCAGAAGTGTGGGTGTCGAGTTTTTTGGTAAACTGGTGGAGTGAAACTCCCAAAGGATCTGTTTGTGTAGGGTCCCTGGGGGTGTTGGGTCCCTGGGGCAGAAATCAGGGTgcagggaggtggtggtgggccTGTGTTGTCTGCCCTAGAGCTCAGGCCCAGGACGGATAGCCACAGGACACAGACGAAAAAGGCCTTTTCATGAGACGTGGAACACAGATGGCACAGAAGGGGCTTCTCCACTTGGCAGACAGTGCTGTGGCTTCGCCTCAGGGAGGAATTCAGAGCATAGCATACTCTATTGCCTTGTCATGAGAGTTTGTAGCTTTGGCACATGGGGAGATGGAACCCATGGATATTGGGAACAGTTCAGGGCAGGGAGCCACCACGGGAGCTGCCATCCCCAAGTGCCGTGGACATCAAGATGGGGTGTGTGGGGACCAGACACGAGGACTCTCGGTGGGCTTGTGCGCGACATACCTAGGCACTCCCAGAAACGCTGAGAAGCTTGGACTTCTTTCAAGGGAGTGGAGATGCTGCTCTGCAGATAGTTGGCAGTGAGCTAGTGATACATGTGAAATATGAAATACGGGCTGCTACTATTAATGTGATCTCATTTGTACCGCAGGCTGACAAGGGTGGGGACAGTTTGGCCCACAAATGAGCGTTTCTCAGGCTCTTTTGCTTACTTGCCACTTTGCAGGATTTGACTCTGTAGATCACTCCCTGTCACGCCTGTCTCCCTTCCCCGCCAGCTCCCTTCTTCCTAATATCACATGCAACTtgatctctcttttcttcctgtaTCCCTGGGTATTCTGTCTCAGCTTCTGCCTCAGGAATTTTGCCTACACGTGCGGTATATCCTGGGGCTTGCACTGCTTTTCACTCTGTGTATACCCTCTGTGGAAGATTTCATCTGCATGCATGGCTCCAGCTATCACCTTTTTGTTGACGAGTTCCACGTTTACTTTTCTTGTCGGGAACTCTTTCCTGAGCCTCAGGAATGGATCGTTCATTGCCTGCCGAGAAGACCCACCTGGGGTTCCTCAGCATCTCAGCCTCAGTGTGACCAAGATGGAAGCCACCCTTCCCTCTTCCAAATACCTGCTCATCCTCCCAGGGTACCGtcatctgcctgcagggcagaaACCTGGGAGGCATCTTGACTGTGGCTTCTTCACCTGTCCCCTGCTTTTTGTTTTGCAGAGTCACCAAACTCTAACAGCGAAGCTGAATCTGAGCCGTTGCCACGCTTCCACTGCTCACACTTTCATTGCTTTGAACTTGCTCCTCTCTCGGTCCAGAGTGACCCTGACCCGCCTTTCTTTCTGCGCGGCTGACTTCTCTGGTCCAGCACTATCCAGATCATGTGTAGAGCCctctgggaagacccctggacaCAGCGCTCTTTTCCCCACTGGGTTGAGTGCCCCTTGGCTGAGTTCACACAACTTCCCATACCCTGACTCATCCCAcatcattgttcttttttttactccttttctgtCGTCTACAGTGAGCTTCCTGAGATCAGGGAAGGAGCTTTCATCCCCATGTTACCAGAGCCCAGATGCACACTGGTTCTTATCCATCCACCAGGGCATCCACCCTGCTGTTgtttcgtcactcagtcgtgtccgactctttgcgatcccatggactgcagcacgccaggcctccctgtccttcactatctctcagagtttgttcaagctcatgtccattgagtcggtgatgccatccaaccacctcatcctctctcgtccccttctcctcctgccttcactctttcccagcatcagggtcttttccaaggagtcagctcctcgcatcaggtggccaaagtattgaagcttcagcttcaacatcagtccttccaataaatattcagaactgatttcctttaggatggactggttggatctccttgcagtccaagggactctcaagagtcttcttcaacaccacagttcaaaagcatccattctttggccctcagccttctttatggttcaactcttacatccgtacgtgactactggaaaaaccataactttgactgtcctgacctttatcagcaaaattATGTCTCTACTTtctagtatgctatctaggtttgtcatagcttttcttccaaggagcaagcatgtttttatttcatggctgcaatcactgtctgcagtgattttggagcctaggaaaataaagtctgtactgtttcccttgtttccccatctatttgccatgaaatgatggcacCGGATGCcgtgatgttagttttttgaatgttgagttttaaaccagctttttcac includes:
- the GLRX gene encoding glutaredoxin-1 gives rise to the protein MAQAFVDSKIQPGKVVVFIKPTCPYCRKTQELLSQLPFKQGLLEFVDITAAGDTSEIQDYLQQLTGARTVPRVFIGQECIGGCTDLVNMHERGELLTRLKQIGALQ